A region from the Kryptolebias marmoratus isolate JLee-2015 linkage group LG9, ASM164957v2, whole genome shotgun sequence genome encodes:
- the tmem33 gene encoding transmembrane protein 33, translating to MADTNQQNPPPQLGPAQFLMSNKLETAMWLSRLFTVYCSVMFILPILGPHAAANFYQRALLANALTSALRLHQRLPRFQLSRAFLTQALQEDSCHYLLYSLILVNSYPITMSIFPVFLFSLLHATTYTKKVLDSMGPNSLMFVRNLLDRITTNQQNILKFIACNEIFLMPATVFMLFSGQGSLLLPFIYYRFLTLRYTSRRNPYCRTLFYELRILLEHFIMKPACPAFLRRMCLSSIAFISRLAPTGV from the exons ATGGCAGACACCAACCAACAAAACCCTCCTCCCCAGCTGGGGCCTGCG cAATTTTTAATGAGCAACAAGCTGGAAACAGCAATGTGGCTGTCACGTCTCTTCACTGTCTACTGCTCTGTCATGTTTATTCTGCCAATCTTGGG acctCACGCAGCAGCTAACTTCTATCAGCGAGCCTTGTTAGCCAACGCTCTCACCAGCGCGCTTCGCCTCCACCAGAGGCTTCCTCGCTTTCAGCTGAGCAGAGCGTTCCTGACTCAGGCTCTGCAAGAAGACAGCTGCCATTACCTGCTCTACTCTCTGATCCTTGTCAACTCCTACCCCATCACAA TGAGCATCTTcccagttttcctgttttccttgCTTCATGCGACTACATACACAAAGAAAGTTCTTGAT tcaatGGGCCCCAACAGCCTGATGTTTGTAAGGAACCTCCTGGACCGAATAACAACCAATCAGCAGAACATCCTGAAGTTTATCGCTTGTAACGAGATCTTCTTGATGCCAGCTACTGTTTTCATGCTCTTCAG TGGCCAGGGAAGCTTGttgctgccttttatttacTACCGATTCCTAACTCTCCGCTACACATCCAGAAGAAACCCATACTGCCG CACCTTGTTCTACGAGTTAAGAATTCTTCTGGAGCACTTCATCATGAAGCCTGCCTGTCCTGCTTTTTTGAGGAGAATGTGCCTCAGCAGTATCGCCTTCATCAGCCGCCTCGCCCCCACAGGGGTCTGA